In the genome of Pseudomonas protegens, one region contains:
- a CDS encoding VOC family protein, whose product MSNQRFVSPDLIRQGFSRAMSDMYREEVPLYGALMALVAQVNAQVLEQQPALAQHLQRSGELQRLDLERHGAIRVGTAAELATLARLFAVMGMQPVGYYDLTPAGVPVHSTAFRAVHEQALQVSPFRVFTSLLRLELIDNPELRGFAQQVLAQRQIFTPKVLELIEQAQAEGGLDEDDAQRFIQEALETFRWHHHATVTAAQYASLSAQHRLIADVVAFKGPHINHLTPRTLDIDAVQRLMPARGITPKAVIEGPPRRDCPILLRQTSFKALEESVAFTDQADSQGSHSARFGEIEQRGAALTPKGRELYDRLLNAARDALGDFPNEANAQRYNQLMQEHFGEFPDSHSAMREQGLAYFRYFVSEAGLAARTEPQRPTTLPALLAAGHLGFEPLVYEDFLPVSAAGIFQSNLGDDSQSHYAEHSNRQAFENALGRATLDELQLYAQTQQRSLEQCAATLGLPTL is encoded by the coding sequence ATGAGCAACCAGCGCTTCGTCAGTCCTGACCTGATCCGCCAGGGATTTTCCCGGGCGATGTCGGATATGTACCGCGAGGAGGTGCCCCTCTACGGCGCCCTGATGGCCCTGGTGGCCCAGGTCAATGCCCAGGTCCTGGAGCAGCAACCGGCGCTCGCCCAACACCTGCAGCGCAGCGGCGAACTGCAGCGCCTGGACCTGGAGCGCCACGGCGCGATCCGCGTCGGCACCGCCGCCGAGCTGGCGACCCTGGCCCGGCTGTTCGCGGTGATGGGCATGCAGCCGGTGGGCTACTACGACCTGACCCCGGCCGGGGTGCCGGTGCATTCCACGGCCTTTCGCGCGGTGCATGAACAGGCCCTGCAGGTCAGCCCGTTCCGGGTCTTCACCTCGCTGCTGCGCCTGGAACTGATCGACAACCCCGAACTGCGAGGCTTTGCCCAACAGGTGCTGGCCCAGCGCCAGATCTTCACCCCCAAGGTGCTGGAACTGATTGAACAGGCCCAGGCCGAGGGCGGGCTGGATGAAGACGACGCCCAGCGCTTTATCCAGGAAGCCCTGGAAACCTTCCGCTGGCACCACCACGCCACGGTGACCGCCGCCCAGTACGCCAGCCTCAGCGCCCAGCACCGGCTGATCGCCGACGTGGTGGCGTTCAAGGGCCCGCACATCAACCACCTGACCCCGCGCACCCTGGACATCGATGCAGTGCAACGGCTGATGCCCGCGCGCGGCATCACCCCCAAGGCGGTGATCGAAGGCCCGCCGCGCCGCGACTGCCCGATCCTGCTGCGCCAGACCAGCTTCAAGGCCCTGGAGGAATCCGTGGCCTTCACCGACCAGGCCGACAGCCAGGGCAGCCACAGCGCGCGTTTTGGCGAAATCGAACAGCGCGGCGCGGCGCTGACCCCCAAGGGCCGCGAACTCTACGACCGCCTGCTGAACGCCGCCCGCGACGCCCTCGGCGACTTCCCCAACGAGGCCAACGCCCAGCGCTACAACCAACTGATGCAAGAGCACTTCGGGGAATTTCCCGACAGCCACTCGGCCATGCGTGAACAGGGCCTGGCGTACTTTCGCTACTTCGTCAGCGAAGCCGGGCTCGCGGCCCGCACCGAGCCCCAGCGCCCCACCACCCTGCCGGCCCTCTTGGCAGCCGGACACCTGGGCTTCGAGCCCCTGGTCTATGAGGATTTCCTGCCGGTGAGCGCCGCCGGGATCTTCCAGTCCAACCTGGGTGACGACAGCCAGAGCCACTACGCCGAACACTCCAACCGCCAGGCCTTCGAAAACGCCCTGGGTCGGGCCACCCTCGACGAGCTGCAGCTGTACGCCCAGACCCAGCAGCGCTCCCTGGAGCAGTGCGCCGCGACCCTCGGCCTGCCGACGCTGTAA